A DNA window from Mesorhizobium sp. C432A contains the following coding sequences:
- a CDS encoding ABC transporter permease: protein MNIVGKLADPIGKLPRASVITIGAFVFIGVFAPLLTPHAPNTQNLLLAGEGPTMTHWLGADHLGRDTLSRLITAARTSLVGVCLVLVIAHTIGTTIGTVAGYRRGWTDEILMRIVDVGLAIPSLIISLAVIGVFGASYWNMILALALAWWPGSARVSRAVAVSVMNKPEMEALRVLGASPMRIYFVHLLPTTLGAVLVYATADAGAVALAIATLSFLGLGIQPPTPEWGQMLVDALPYLETDPRQVVLPGLALTLAVIGFNILGEAVALNRVPTPLTNKMLVARRRATALWAKESI from the coding sequence ATGAACATAGTAGGCAAATTGGCAGACCCGATAGGAAAACTGCCGCGCGCATCCGTCATCACCATTGGCGCTTTCGTATTCATCGGCGTGTTCGCACCGCTGCTCACACCTCACGCACCGAACACCCAGAATCTGCTGCTCGCAGGCGAAGGGCCAACCATGACACACTGGCTGGGCGCCGACCACCTTGGCAGGGACACGCTCAGCAGGCTGATAACCGCTGCCCGGACCTCACTTGTCGGCGTCTGTCTCGTGCTCGTCATCGCCCACACGATAGGAACCACCATCGGAACGGTCGCCGGATATCGACGCGGCTGGACGGACGAGATCCTCATGCGCATTGTCGACGTCGGTCTCGCTATCCCAAGCCTTATCATTTCGCTGGCGGTTATCGGCGTATTCGGGGCCAGCTACTGGAACATGATCCTGGCCTTGGCGCTGGCTTGGTGGCCGGGTAGCGCTCGCGTCAGCCGCGCGGTGGCCGTGAGCGTCATGAACAAGCCTGAGATGGAGGCGCTGCGCGTCCTTGGTGCTAGCCCTATGCGGATCTACTTCGTCCATCTTCTTCCAACGACGCTCGGCGCCGTCCTTGTCTATGCCACGGCAGACGCGGGCGCAGTAGCTCTGGCGATTGCCACTCTGAGCTTTCTCGGCCTCGGTATCCAACCGCCGACCCCGGAATGGGGGCAGATGCTGGTCGATGCGCTTCCCTATCTGGAAACCGATCCACGGCAGGTCGTTCTCCCGGGTCTTGCCCTTACGTTGGCCGTGATTGGATTCAATATCCTAGGGGAAGCAGTCGCGCTGAACCGCGTGCCGACCCCGCTCACGAACAAGATGCTTGTCGCCCGTCGCCGCGCCACGGCGCTCTGGGCAAAGGAGTCGATCTGA
- a CDS encoding ABC transporter ATP-binding protein: MPAETVLDVRNLTVDLLTRHGAVRPVDGVSYSIRRGETLAVVGESGSGKTVMNFAPLGLMPLGVKADVSGSVVFDGTELVGASEDKIRHFRGKSIGFIFQDPMSALNPARRVGRQIAEMAEFHLGMSATAAEARALDLLKLVDISDPAARLRQYPHELSGGLRQRVMIAIAIAAEPKLLIADEPTTALDVTVQAQILRLLKNIQSKLKMAMVLITHDMGVVAGSADRVVVMYAGRNAETGPVEKVLVSPHHPYTMGLIDAIPRREDAVGAPFRGLPGVPPILAAPIVGCAFEPRCVHSVQSCKSHRPRLVETLDPSVFAACPVINNHLLERVS, translated from the coding sequence ATGCCCGCTGAAACCGTACTGGACGTGAGAAACCTGACGGTCGATCTCCTAACTCGCCATGGGGCGGTCCGTCCGGTCGATGGCGTCAGTTACTCGATACGACGCGGGGAGACGTTGGCTGTCGTAGGCGAGAGCGGCAGCGGCAAGACCGTGATGAACTTCGCTCCTCTCGGTCTGATGCCGCTTGGTGTAAAAGCGGACGTTTCGGGCTCAGTGGTCTTCGACGGCACCGAACTGGTTGGAGCCTCGGAGGATAAAATCAGACACTTCCGTGGAAAGTCGATAGGCTTCATTTTTCAGGACCCGATGAGTGCACTGAACCCCGCAAGGAGGGTGGGGCGGCAAATCGCGGAGATGGCTGAATTCCACTTGGGCATGTCGGCAACTGCCGCCGAAGCAAGGGCGCTAGACCTTCTTAAATTGGTCGACATATCCGACCCGGCGGCGCGACTAAGGCAGTATCCTCACGAACTGTCCGGTGGCCTCAGGCAGCGCGTGATGATTGCAATTGCCATCGCGGCCGAACCCAAGCTCTTGATTGCGGACGAGCCGACCACCGCGCTCGACGTCACCGTTCAGGCCCAGATCCTGCGCCTGCTCAAGAACATTCAGTCAAAGCTTAAAATGGCGATGGTTCTCATTACTCACGACATGGGCGTCGTCGCAGGATCGGCAGACCGAGTGGTCGTCATGTACGCAGGCCGGAACGCGGAAACTGGTCCCGTCGAAAAGGTTCTGGTTTCGCCGCATCATCCCTACACAATGGGGCTGATCGACGCCATCCCGCGACGTGAAGACGCGGTCGGGGCACCCTTCCGGGGACTCCCCGGCGTGCCGCCTATACTCGCGGCGCCCATTGTCGGGTGTGCTTTTGAGCCGCGCTGCGTTCATTCGGTCCAAAGCTGCAAATCGCATCGGCCCAGGCTCGTCGAGACGCTCGATCCTTCGGTCTTTGCCGCATGTCCTGTGATCAACAACCACCTCTTGGAGAGAGTAAGCTGA